CTTTTTCAGCGCTCTTATGGAGTGGGCACAAAAGTTCCCCAACACATTGCGCTTGACGTAGGCCCACACCAACTCGATCGGGTTCAACTCTGGAGCATACGGAGGCAGAAAGATCAGAGAGAGGCGTTCGTGGGAACCCACGAACGCCTGGGTTACTTTCGCGTGATGAATTCTCGCATTGTCCAGCACCACGACGATGTTCCCCTGAACTTGGCGCAGGATGTGCCCAAAGAATCGTATGACTTCTCTACTCCGGATCGCTCCGGATATTGTGTGCTGGAAGAATCGTCCATCTGAAGTGATCGCCCCAATCGTTGAAAGCTTCTCCCAGTTTGCTCTGAGCTTGACCAGGGGCGTGACGCCCCTCACCCCCCATGTCCGTCGCTGGACTCCTTTCAGAGAGAATCCGACTTCATCCAGATAGATGATTGTGGCTCCCTCAGCGACCTTTTTTTTCCAACTCCGGCAGCACCTGTTCCCGCCAGGATGCGATCCGAAGTTCGTTCCGCTCAGCGGCCCGCCCATCTGGCATCTGTGGGCTGAAACCCAACTTGCGCAGGATTTTGCGGACGTGATCATGGTGGTACCACACATCAAAGTGCCGCCCGATGAGCTCTGCCACACGTTTTGTCGTCCAGGTTTCGTCAGGAAACCCATGCTGCAGAGCACCCTCCTGCAGGAGGGTGCGAAGCTGGTCGTGCTGAGACTCAGTCAGTCGAGCAGGACGACCAGAGCTGACCGTCGCTTGCAAGCTTCCCTTCTTTCTGAGCCGAGCACTCCAAGAAGTCACCGTGAGCACGGAGACGCCAAAGTGAGCAGCGATTTCGCGGTGTGTGTGGCTGCCTTGCTGCAGCCACTCGGTAGCAGCCAGGCGCCGCTCCTCAAGTTGGGCACGAGAATATTGGTTCGGTTGCCATTCCATGGTCCCTGGAGTTTAGCAGCGCATACTTGCGCCGCTATCAATAGTACCCCGCGCCCGCTTCCCCGCTCGTCACCAGCCCCACGCCGCCGCTGGTGCCCAGGCGGGTCGCTCCGGCGTCAATCATGGCCTGGGCGTCGGCAGGACTGCGGACGCCCCCAGCCGCCTTGATGGCGGCGCGTCCAGCGATGACCTCGTTCATCAGGGCCACGTCTGCCACGGTGGCCCCGCCGGTGCTGAACCCGGTCGAGGTTTTCACGAAATCGGCCCCAGCCTGCACGGCAGCTTCGGTGGCGCGGCGCTTTTGCTCGTCGTCCAGCAGCGCCGTTTCGATAATGACTTTCAGTACCCGGCCTGCGGTAGCGTCCCGCACCGCCTGAATGTCGGCCTGCACCGCATCCCAGTCGCCTGCGCGGGCAGCCCCAATGTGGATCACCATGTCTATTTCATCGGCACCGTTTTCGATGCTCTGACGTGCTTCGGCGGCTTTCTGGTTCGGGGTCACGGCACCCAGCGGGAAGCCGCAGACGGTGGCGACCTTGACGCCGCTTCCGGCCAGCTGCTCGGCGGCCAGGCGCACGTAGACCGGGTTCACACACACGGCGGCAAACTGGTGCTCACGGGCCTCGGCGCACAGGGTACGGATATCGTCCGGCGTGGCCTCGGCCTTGAGCAAGGTGTGGTCAATATAGGAGGAGAGAGGATGGGTCATACGCAGAGTCTAAAGGCAGGACGAAGGATAGGAGTGACCCCGCTTGCCTCCCGCCTTCCGGTTTTTGCCTTCTGCGTTACTCTGACGCCATGACCAACCCAGACCGCCTGCAACCTGGTGATCCCTTTCCTGCCTTCAGCCTGCCCGACGGCGCGGGCCAAACCCATGCCCTGAGTGACTACGCAGGCAAATATGTGGTGCTGTATGCCTATCCTAAAGACGACACCCCCGGCTGCACCCGCGAAGCGTGTGATTTCCGTGACTCGGCCCGCCTGAAGGAGATGGGTGTGCAAGTTCTGGGGATCAGCCAGGATGACGCAGATAGCCATCAGAAGTTTGCCGAAAAATACAGCCTGCCGTTTCCGCTGCTGACCGACGACGGCCAGTTTCTGGCGTCGGTCGGCGCATATGGCGAAAAGAACAGCTACGGCAAGGTGACGCAGGGCGTCAAACGGGCGACCTTCATTCTTGACCCGGAAGGCAAACTGGTCAAAAGCTGGCTGGCCGTCAAGGTAGACGGACATGCCGAGGCCGTAGCAGACACCATCCAGAAAGACATGCAGGACCGCGCATGAGCGACCTTGAAGCGCTGAAAAAGGAAGCCGCCCTGCGTGCGGTGGCCCTGGTGCAGAGCGGGCAGCGGGTGGGCCTGGGCACCGGTAGCACCGCCAAGTACGCGATTGAGGAACTGGGCCGTCTGCTGCAAACTGGCGAGCTACAGGGCATCGTGGGCGTGGCGACCTCCAAAGCCTCGGCGGAGCTGGCGCGTGAAGTCGGGGTTCCGGTTGAAGACCTGGACCCACGCCCGCTGGATATCGCTATTGATGGAGCCGATGAGATCGCACCCAATCTGGATCTGGTCAAGGGCCTGGGCGGCGCCCTGCTGCGCGAAAAGCTGACCGAGGTGCAGGCCAGGCGGCTGATCATCATCGCCGATCACACCAAGCTGGTGAAGCAATTGGGTGAAAAAGCCCCGCTGCCTATCGAGATCGCGCAGTTCGGATTCCTGTCCACCATTGAGCGCCTGCGCGAGTTCCTGCCGGGGGGTCGCCTGCGGATGGTCGGGGCGGGCAACTTCGTGACGGACAACGGCAACTACATCTATGACGCGCAGTTGCCGGAACAGTTCGACCCCGCCGAGCTGGAGCGCCGCATCAAAAGCACGCTGGGTGTGGTGGATACCGGCCTGTTTCTGGGCATGGCCGAGCGGGCCTTTGTGGCCGCGCCGGACGGCGTGCAGGAGCTGGAACGTTGATGGCCTGGCAGCCTGCCTAACCGGAGGGTCTGGGGGCATAGGGATGTCCCCCAGCCTGTCCGGTTAGGCAGGCTGCGCTGCTGCTTTGAAATTCACCCGCGCCTGGGCCGACTGGGGCAGGCGCGGGTTTTTCGCTGCTCCTGGAGGTTGGGGCAGAACCACTCTGCTGTTCGGCGCTGGCCCAGCAGAACCTTAGACCGCCTTCATCGTGTCAAAATAAACCGTAATGACAGAGCCAGCCCAATCCAGCCAGCCCAGCCAGAACCACCAAGCCATCGTGATCCTCGACTTTGGCAGCCAGTACACCCGACTGATTGCCCGCCGTTTCCGTGAGCTGAATGTCTACTCGGTGATTCTGCCCGGTTCCAGCAGCTTGGAGCGGGTGTTGCAGGAGAATCCCCAGGGCATTGTGCTGTCGGGCGGCCCCAGCTCGGTCTACGACGAAAACGCTCCGCGCCCAGACGAGGGCGTGCTGGACCTGGACGTGCCGATCCTGGGCGTGTGCTACGGCATGCAGTACCTCGCGCAACAGGCGGGCGGCGATGTCAAGCGGGCCGGCAAGCGCGAGTACGGCAAGGCCGACCTGACCGAGTACGGTGGGCAACTCTTTGAGGGCATCGAGGGCGAGTTCGTGGCCTGGATGAGCCACAGCGACTCGGTGACCCAGCTGCCGCAGGGCTACGAGGTGGTCGCCCAGACCGAGGACACTCCCGTGACCGCCATCGAAAACAAAGTCACCCGGCGCTACGGCGTGCAGTTTCACCCCGAAGTGGTGCACACCCCCAAGGGTGGACAGCTGCTGACCAATTTCCTGACCATCTGCGGCATTACGCGTGACTGGACTGCCGAACACATCGTGGATGAACTGATAGCTGGTGTGCGCGAGCAGGTGGGCGAAGAGGGCCGCGTGCTGCTGGGCATCAGCGGGGGCGTGGATTCCTCCACCCTGGCGCTGCTGCTCGCGCGTGCAGTGGGCGACCGCCTGACCGCTGTGTTCGTGGACCACGGCCTGCTGCGCCTGAACGAGCGCGCGCAGGTCGAGACCGCCCTGCGCGGCGCCGGCGTGAACATCGTGACGGTGGACGCCCGCGAGGAGTTCATGCGCCACCTCGAAGGCGTCAGTGACCCCGAGCAGAAGCGCAAGATCATCGGGCGCGAGTTCATCCGGGTGTTCGACCGCGCCGCCGAGGCGCAGGGGCTCTTCGACTTCCTGGCACAGGGCACGCTGTATCCCGACGTCATCGAGTCGGCGGGTGGCGAGGGCGCGGCCAACATCAAGAGTCACCACAACGTGGGCGGCCTGCCCGAAGACCTGGGCTTCCAGCTGGTGGAGCCTTTCCGCACGCTGTTTAAGGACGAGGTGCGCGAAATCGCTGCGCTGCTGGGCCTGCCCGACGACATCCGGATGCGCCACCCGTTTCCCGGCCCTGGCCTTGCAATCCGCTGCCTGGGCGCGGTCACCGAAGACAAGCTGGACATCCTACGCCGGGTAGAC
The sequence above is a segment of the Deinococcus radiophilus genome. Coding sequences within it:
- a CDS encoding IS630 family transposase (programmed frameshift), which encodes MEWQPNQYSRAQLEERRLAATEWLQQGSHTHREIAAHFGVSVLTVTSWSARLRKKGSLQATVSSGRPARLTESQHDQLRTLLQEGALQHGFPDETWTTKRVAELIGRHFDVWYHHDHVRKILRKLGFSPQMPDGRAAERNELRIASWREQVLPELEKKVAEGATIIYLDEVGFSLKGVQRRTWGVRGVTPLVKLRANWEKLSTIGAITSDGRFFQHTISGAIRSREVIRFFGHILRQVQGNIVVVLDNARIHHAKVTQAFVGSHERLSLIFLPPYAPELNPIELVWAYVKRNVLGNFCAHSIRALKKRLVTAWQRVRYIHLPRQLMDANLRRYQ
- the deoC gene encoding deoxyribose-phosphate aldolase, encoding MTHPLSSYIDHTLLKAEATPDDIRTLCAEAREHQFAAVCVNPVYVRLAAEQLAGSGVKVATVCGFPLGAVTPNQKAAEARQSIENGADEIDMVIHIGAARAGDWDAVQADIQAVRDATAGRVLKVIIETALLDDEQKRRATEAAVQAGADFVKTSTGFSTGGATVADVALMNEVIAGRAAIKAAGGVRSPADAQAMIDAGATRLGTSGGVGLVTSGEAGAGYY
- a CDS encoding peroxiredoxin; amino-acid sequence: MTNPDRLQPGDPFPAFSLPDGAGQTHALSDYAGKYVVLYAYPKDDTPGCTREACDFRDSARLKEMGVQVLGISQDDADSHQKFAEKYSLPFPLLTDDGQFLASVGAYGEKNSYGKVTQGVKRATFILDPEGKLVKSWLAVKVDGHAEAVADTIQKDMQDRA
- the rpiA gene encoding ribose 5-phosphate isomerase A, coding for MSDLEALKKEAALRAVALVQSGQRVGLGTGSTAKYAIEELGRLLQTGELQGIVGVATSKASAELAREVGVPVEDLDPRPLDIAIDGADEIAPNLDLVKGLGGALLREKLTEVQARRLIIIADHTKLVKQLGEKAPLPIEIAQFGFLSTIERLREFLPGGRLRMVGAGNFVTDNGNYIYDAQLPEQFDPAELERRIKSTLGVVDTGLFLGMAERAFVAAPDGVQELER
- the guaA gene encoding glutamine-hydrolyzing GMP synthase gives rise to the protein MTEPAQSSQPSQNHQAIVILDFGSQYTRLIARRFRELNVYSVILPGSSSLERVLQENPQGIVLSGGPSSVYDENAPRPDEGVLDLDVPILGVCYGMQYLAQQAGGDVKRAGKREYGKADLTEYGGQLFEGIEGEFVAWMSHSDSVTQLPQGYEVVAQTEDTPVTAIENKVTRRYGVQFHPEVVHTPKGGQLLTNFLTICGITRDWTAEHIVDELIAGVREQVGEEGRVLLGISGGVDSSTLALLLARAVGDRLTAVFVDHGLLRLNERAQVETALRGAGVNIVTVDAREEFMRHLEGVSDPEQKRKIIGREFIRVFDRAAEAQGLFDFLAQGTLYPDVIESAGGEGAANIKSHHNVGGLPEDLGFQLVEPFRTLFKDEVREIAALLGLPDDIRMRHPFPGPGLAIRCLGAVTEDKLDILRRVDDVFISGLREHGLYDDCSQALAVLTPIQSVGVMGDERTYSYTVALRAVTTGDFMTAEWARLPYDFLATMSNRIVNQVHEVNRVVYDITGKPPATIEWE